Within the Trachemys scripta elegans isolate TJP31775 chromosome 4, CAS_Tse_1.0, whole genome shotgun sequence genome, the region TTCCTCCCCTGATGACTTCAGTGTAGTTAcacaagggatgaatttggtccaaacACTTTAAACCACAATTTCAGTTTAAGAGACCGATCCTGCAAATGATGCCTGTGCTGAGTTTGAAGTGAAGGGTGCCTGGATCAGCCCCCATGGATTCCTTCGCAGGGACAGGTCCTAGTTGGGATGCAGGAGCAATAACCAGGAGCAGGGAGTAAATCAGGGTCACTGAACTGTCCCATGCACTATGCATTAAGTGCAAAGCAGGGACCGGGTGAGTACAAATCCCTTCCCCATTTCCTCTTTCTTCAGGATGAAGCTGCAGGAGCTAGACCAGCAAACAACAGAAAAGAGAGTTCTGCTCCTGGGGTTTGGAGAGCCCCCAGGAATCACATCTCAGAAACCTATAGCCCCAGTCAAACCGTAGTACAGGAAAGAACTACAAGCATAGTCACTCCTACTTACATATATGGTCCTGGGAGGCCCCCCAAGGCATTGAAACACAAACAAGTGTCTTCTACGATAACAGGTCCCTGGATCTGCAGAGGGAAGTCAAAGAAACAGAAATATTAGATCTAAGGGGAAGGTACCTTCTCCTCAACTGCCTTTTTGGTTACAATCCATTATGGTTCCACATGAcgttagagcaggggttggcaacgtttggcacgcagatcgccagggtaagcaccctggctggccgggccagtttatttacctgctgacgtggcaggttcggccaatcacggcccccactggccgcggttcaccgtcccgggccaatgggggtggcgggaagccacggccagcacatcacttgcccgcgccgcttctcgccacccccattggcccaggacggcgaaccgcggccagtgggggggccgcgatcggccaaatctgccgcgtcagcaggtaaataaactggcccggcccgccagggtgcttaccctggcgatctgcgtgccaaacgttgccgacccctgcgttAGAGGCTTCATAAAAACGCAGCATCCATTAAAGCTCCTTAAATCTGAGGAGATTATATAGAGAGAGAACAAGCAACGAAACCTGTGCTCTGCACCTGCAGCTAGAAGTAGCACTACCAAGGCAGAGATAATAAGCTTTCCTTTGGAAGTTTGAGGAGAGCTAATCTAAAGCATTCATATGGGTATCATCCTCATTGGGGGGCAGTATTGGAGGAACctaaaatggagggggggggggggttgttgcaTTTGCACAGTCCTGACTTTCATTGGAGCCCGAGGCCTAACTGGCTtcttcattctgaaaaaaaatctgtgcctgGGCTCTTTGGATGACAACCTGTCACTGGCTGGTGGAGAACTACTTCCTTACCCCCCCAAATGATAAGATGGGAACAAAGGCGCTGACCCCGTACCCGCAATCGGGGGCACCAGAACAGAGGGTCCATGCAGCCAtagccccatcacttttaaaagtgggagggcgatgtcctcccactttttaccggcTGTAGGGCGTGTGCaaggagtgagcaggggctgggTTCTTAGTGGGAAAGGCAGTGTGAGGGTGGGGCcccgggggaagaggcagggcggggccttggagaaggggtagggcctcggggaggaggcggggctggggcagagcctcagggaaggggcagggccccaggcaggaagaggtggggcctcaggggcaAGGGACAGTGCAAGGGTGGGCCCTAGGGGAAATGGACGGTGCCGGtggccccccccacacacacatttttgccaCTCCTGCCACaacaggtacagtaactcctgacttaacgtcgtcccggttaacgttgtttcattgttactttGTTGattaattagggaacatgctcgtttaaagttgcgcaatgctcctttataacgttgtttggcagccacctgctttgtccactgcttgctgaaagagcagcccgttggagctagctggtgggggcttggaaccggggtggaccggcagcccccctatcagctccctgttcccctaagttccctgtgcagcagccatcCTAttccgggcagttcagctgtccctccccccattgccttgtgctgctcctaccctctgccttggagctgctcctgggagcctcctgcttgctgtgcggggagagaggggtgctaatgtcagggtgtccccttccccccccactcctgccccccatctccacagagcagggggggacACGACAGGAATCAGGAAGAAGGGAGCatactggcagcagctgctgtctcaatttgAGGATCTACTTAAACAGGCAATGTATTTAGAGTGGGGtaagtgtacttaaaggggcaatgtgcgtctctctctctctcacacgtgtgtgtctctgtctctctctgccatgctgtctcccctccctccattcgtgctgccttgtagagtgtgaggctacattaacaacaatgtgttaacccttgagggctcagctgttctagttcatcatttagcagcaaggcattccctgggaaatatcccaccctctgacttctccacctcaaccaagcttcacaatcataattgctgtgtacagtattaaactatttgtttaaaacttatactgtgtatatgtgtgtgtgtgtgtgtgtgtgtagatatatatttccctggaacctaaccccccctatttacattaattcttatggggaaagcGGATTCGCTTAATATTGTTTCGCTtcaagtcgcatttttcaggaacataattacaacattaaacgaggagttactgtacctaatAACAGCAGCAGCCTCTGTTCTAGGGAAGCGAGAGGCCAGAGCTCTGCGGATGGGCACTCTATACTTCACCATGTCCCTGCTCTACCAGATTAGAAGACAAGAATACTAATCATCTAGGACAGAACCAGTTGTAGGAATGTTCTGCCAAAGCAACTGAGCTGATCTCACTCTCAGTCCTAGAGATCAATGGGATCAGGCCAGGGAAGGGCCTTTGCCGTAGAAGACCCTATTTATGAACCTTTCTCATAAGGGCTTCCGTTGGAATTTCTCTGTAGCTATATTCAAATCTTCTACATCCTTTTTCTTGGCACCAGTCAGTCCATGGCCATTTAATTCCCCACCAACTATGTGCCAAATGAGTGGGTAGTCATGCAGTGGGTAACAGCTGGGCCATTTAGCCTAAACTCTTGGTTAATCTCTATTCATTTTTGACTGACACCTGTGGAAGTGGGGAAAGCAGAAAAGGAAATGACCTGATTTGCTGCTTCCCGGCATTTCTGAATCGAGATCTCGTCTGGTTCcccttggtattctggcactgcAACAAGGACAGGAGGGATTATTGCGAGGTGAGGGGTGGCCAATGGCTGCTGAAACGTTACCATTTAACGAGCGAGAAACAAAGTCACGGACTTACAGTCAATTTTTTTTGCGACCAGTCTGTAGGGAAACGCATCCCCAAGGATCTGAAGGACCTGTTGGGAACAAGACAGAGGCTGTTCAGCCAGCTCTGCGGGTGGGGGacagcacctagcccagtgtGTGAGATACTTTGGTCCCGTCCTCCCCTAGCCACAGGAGCTCTCAACACCCGCCTCAGACCCAGGCgctatggggcgggggggggaagtgacAGTAAGTTTGGAGCAGGGTGGGCATTGGGCAGTGCTGGATGGGAGCAGCGTTTGGCCGGGATCAGGGATGGCGGGGGGACTTGCTCTAAGGCTCCTACCAGGTTCCGGCAGGGACACtgagagcaggttcgggccccggtgaaaaaaaattttcgggcccccagcaagggcagaccggctaaacaggccGACGAGAGGGGAGGAAGCCGGGCCCCAGTAAGGCAACGAGAGGGGGTGGGAAGCCGgtccccgggcccccttccggaccaccgGGCCCCGGTAAGGCGACGAGGGGGGGGGAGCCAGGCCCCGggaccccggtaatttgtaccagcttcccccccctctcgtcagccctgggCTCCGGTTCAGGGGAGCGGAACCCCCCGACGGGGTTCGTCCAGTGACAGGTTCAGCGTCGGGAGCGTCCCCAGGGAAGCGACAGTCCTTGCGGAGCCCGAGCCCCGGCCTGCCCGGGCGTTAACTCTGGAGCCTAATGACGGCAGCGCGCGGAACGGGCGGGCAGTggcagcagggggcggggctagctGCGGGGGCGGGAGCAAGCGCTGCACGCGGGAGGAGGCCCCTCCCCCGGAAGACCCCCGTCCGGGGGTTGGCGGACGCCATGCTTCATTCCGGTACGGTGGCCCCCTCCGTCCAATCCGCGCAGCTCCCTAACCCCCACCTCCTCTAGCTTCTTGGCGTTGCCGGTCACGAACACCACGTTCCTCCCGGCGGCGGCGGCCATAGCAGAGCCAGAGCGCCTGCGCGCTGACCTGCCAATCACAGCCTCGCCGCCCGGCAGCCAGGGCAACGCGCCTAGCCCCGCCCCGCGGGACCGGCCAATGAGAGGAGAGACCCATCTTCCAGCGCCGTGGGGACTGAAAGGAGCCTGGGTACGCATTTCCGGTGACGAAGGGCGAGGGAGGCTCGGGGACAAGACACTTCCGGTCTCCCAAGCCGCCACTAGCTGGAGCAGACCGGAAGTGcttttctgcccccacccccgagctCTATGGCCTTGGAGGCCGGAAGTGCGTTGTCGGGTTGCTGCGGTAACCGATGCTCTgtcggagggggcggggggctgcggaGACCCAGCAGGGCGATGCTGTGGCCTGGGTGTAACGTGGCCTCCCTCGCACCTGGCCCGTGCGCGGCCGCGGCTCTGCTGCCCCGGAAGGGGTCACCAGGGGTTTTaccgaccccctgccctgcttAGCCTTGCCAACTGTCTATGGGCACCAAACCGActcccctagccccgccccttccccggggccccgcccccgctccctacatgccccctccctcactttccctgggctggggcagggttttggggtgcgggaggggatcagggctctgggatggggatgggggatttTATGGTGCAAGAGGGGTTCCTGCTGGGGCTGAGCTATTCGGAGTGCGGGCGGGGGCTGTGAgttgcggcagggggttggggtgcaggaggggatcagggctctggggttgggcaggGGATAAGgagttcagggggcgggggggctcttggctggggcaggaggttgaagtgcaggggggtgggggctcaggtacaggagggggctctggtttGCGGGGTCTATGggctggagtgcaggaagggctacgtgctctggggtggggccagggttgaggggtttggggtatgggggggctcagggctggggcaggggattggggcacaggcttaccttgggcagctccccgtcagtggcgcagcagggcaaAGGCAGGCTTCCTGGCACCGTGTTGCACCCCGGAAGTGGTCAGCagctccggctcctaggcaggggcaggaggctccaCAGTGCACGCTGCTCTTACCACAGGCActgcctccccagctcccattggctctaCAGTACACgctgctcttgcccacaggcactgcctccccagctcccattggccaggaactggccaatgggagcgcaGAGCTGGTGCGTGGGGttggggcagcgcgtggagccccatggccccccagcCTAGGAatcggacctgctggccgcttccacggtgcagcacagtgccccaggacaggtagggactagcctgccttagccctgctgaccgggcttttaatggcccggtcagcggtgctaaCCGgaaccgccagggtcccttttcaactgggtgtttcggtcaaaaactggacacctggtcaccctagccctacTCCAGTTTGCGAGCTcccatcgggggggggggagggggccctgATAGGCCCAGCTGCatatccccccacacacttccgggctgctggggggggatccttgcTGGGTCTAGGGGGGATTCAAGCTCTGATCCCCTCCCGCTTCCACTCCTCTTTAGCCCGGACTCCCCTGGGCTTTAGCAGCGCACAGACATGGGTGTGCCATTCCGGTAGGGTCTTACCAGGAGAGAAATGCCTTAGTGCACCAAGGGGCTGAGAGACTCAGACCCACCCGAGTCACTTAACACCTCCAGATGAGGAAACAGCTGAGAGCAGGAAGTTCCTGTCTTTATTAAGTTCCCCCCCTTACAGCATAGCCTGGCCCTCTCTGGAACTGGGGAAAGCCTTGGGGCTCTATAGTTAATTCTTTCTGTTCCCCAGATACACTGAAAGGAGCACTTCCATACCACATGCCAaatattaaatacacctctaccccgatataacgccacccgctATAACAcggattcggatataacgcggtaaagcaatgctccaggggggctgggctgcgcgCGCCGGCGGATCAaatcaagtttgatataacgcggtttcacctataacacggtaagattttttggctcccgaggacagcgttctatcgaggtagaggtgtacatgcagCCCTGCTGTACTAAAACAAAGAAATTAACCAGTCGAAGGGCATAAGATCCACAGAGCATATGTACACCGCTGTCATTCCTTCCATATTTAATATAGGTCACGGGTTAGGCTGTTAAATGTGGAAGCAAATGTGAGAGTCATCAGAGGTTTTGGGAGAGGATTCAGAATCCGCTTCTGAGCCAGCACCCTGCAAATCCACTCGTAGGGCAATCTCCTCGGCTGCTGAAATATGCAGAGcgtgggaatttcaaaagcactcagcgcCGGCCTTGTTCTTCCCCCATTGCAATCAAAGGTAAACCTCCCTTTCACTTCAAAGAGAGCAGAGCGAGAGCAATACTGGGCTTGTTGAGGAATAACACCGGGAAGGGTCAATAGCAGAAGTTCTTTCGTATGGACACATTTTAGGTGGTTTGGCAAATTGcagagtggttttttttaagtataaataTTCGTATTTTACAGGGAAAGATGAACTACACAGATGAGGGAATCCAGTTCACTATTCCTTGTCAGGCCGACAGTTCTTCGCAGCTGGGATTTTGAAAgcagcccagctcccactgaagccggATTCCTATTGAATCTGAGAGCATCCTTCCCTTAGGGTCCTTGGAAATCCTGAGCATGCACCATCCCCTCTAACGAACAGAGAGGGTGGGAAAAGTTCAAGTAATCGTTCAGGGGGAATTAGCCCCTTTCAGACAGATCCTCTGCAAAGCAGTGTCTGGTTTTAGTGTAACAGACTTATGGCAGCACAAGAcatgaaacaaacacacaaccGCATACAGTACACGACATGTTCCCTTTTGGAGTTTGCAACCAgcacagcgccccccccccccccaccaccacccttaaCAAAGCAGCTGAGAAATGTTTTCCACCGGCGCTACTTGCACAGCGACTCGAATATCTCCAGGGTCCTTTTGATCTCCCGGATCTGTTTGGCCAGGGCGTGGACCGGCTGCATGGAGCGGTCCAGCTCCTCGCAGCGGGCCATCAGCGTGTACATCCCTTTGATGCTCATGTCTACGGACTCGCCCAGGCTGTCCACGGCGTCCCGGTAGGTCTGGATGTAGCCCACGCTCAGGGCCGTCATGTTCTGGATGCTGCCGCTCAAGCTCCTCATCATCTGGTCCACTTTGTGGGCCACCTCTTGGGTCAGGCGCTCCAGCTCCGTCAGCACCGCGGGGTCAATGGGGGGGATGTCGGCCGCtttgctccgccccagccctgggaagggcTGGCCCGGGGGCTCCGGCTCCTCCAGGCTGCCCCGGGAGCTCAGCTTGATTTTCAGCTGCAGGTTGTTGGCCACGAAGTGGGTGAGGTCCCCGTCGTGGCTGACCGTCCCTTCCAGCTCCAGGGCGCTGGAGATGGTGGCGCGGCGCCCTTCCTGCGCTCGGCTGGCCCCGTACGCCTGGCTGATCCCATCCAAGCTGCGGCTGTCCAGCAGCCGCCCTCcggccagcctgtccccagcgGCAGCCGCCTGCTGCCTCCGCGAGCCTTCCCGGCACGGATCCTCCAGGCTGGCCGCGGCCCCCGGGGCTTGGACGCGCACCTGGGCCATGATGTGCTGCGGCAGGCCTGCGCCCCTCTCCATGCtctggcctggggctcccagcgcGCACTGGCCGGGAGGGGGACAGCGACACCAGGGGAGGAGCCTAGGGAGAGGCAGCTAGGGAGGGACGCAGGGAGAAAGCCAGCGATCCAGTTTGCACCTTTCCGAGGAGGAGGAgcgagctggggagagggggatccCTGATTGGGCTCTCCCAGAGGCAAAGAGCAAATCACAAGCAGCAACACCAGGACGGGGGAGGAGGCGAGACAGGAGAGGGTGTGAATGTGATTGAGACAGGGAGGATGAGGGGGAATAGGGTGAGGAAAGAAAAGGTAGGAAAAAGAGACAGaagaggggcaggagggatggaatgagaagagggggagagaaagggtcACGGAAGTGAAAGCAAGATTCATGGATCTTAAGGCAGAAGGAATCTGATCATCtactccaggggtggccaacctctgGCTCCCgaaccacatgcagctcttcagaagttaatatgcagctccttagATACATGGGGgcgccggcggagcaaaaaaaaaaaaaggaagctgcgaaatatcgggacgcgggacagacgcctaaatattgggacagtcccaattttatcgggaccgactctggggctggagctacaggcgacaactttccagtgtgccgggggtgctcactgctcaacccctggctctgccacaggccctgtccccctcccctgagcctgccatgcgctcgctcctcccctttcccctcagagcctcctgcacgccacaaaacagctgattgagaggtgtggggagggagggggaggcgctgattggccgGTGtgatggtgggtgggaggcactgggagcggggtggggggggaagctgatggggggctgctgatgtattactgtgtcTCTTTGACAAtgtccattggtaaattctggctcctcaggctcaggttggccacccctgatctactTTGACATCCTGCATAGCATgggccagagaatctcacccagttacctctgtaTTGATCCCAATCACTTGTGTTTgcctacagccagggccggctccagggtttttgccgccccaagcagccaaacaaaaacaacaacaaaaaaagccgcgattgcaatcTGCAACGGCAATTCGatccgtccgccgaattgcccccgaacagctggacgtgccgcccctctccaaagtggccgctccaagcacctgcttggtaagctggtgcctggagccggccctgcctacaggaGTGGTTCTCAGCCCGGgctatgcagaggtcttccaggggacgcatcaactcatctagatatttgcccagttttacaacaggctacaaaaaaagcactagtaaagtcagtacaaactaaaacgtcatacagacaatgacgtgtttattctgctctatatactagacaatgaaatgtaagtacaatagttatattccatttgatttattttagaattatatggtaaaaatgaggaagtcagcaattgttcagtaatagtgtatttttatgtctgattttgtaagcaagctagtgaggtgtaacttgggggaaCACAagccaaatcagactcctgaaaggtgtCCAggcgtctggaaaggttgagagccactggcctaaagcatctcttccagaaaggcctccGTTCTGGATTGGAAGTTGTCCAGTAGACCAGGCCCAGTGTAGTGTGCAGGAACAGGCTCCTATCCCTGTAAATAGTGTGGGAGCGCTCGCTCACTGTGCTTCAGAAGCAGTCAGAGCAGCAGGATGtatttccctggcaggagccgGACAGAGCCTCTGGCCTGGTGGGGAGAATGGAATCCTGCTATGGGGGAAGAGGAAATGTGGGGGACAGAGCCCTGGCACGGTGGGGAGAATAGAGGATCCTGgtatggggaaatggagggcagACAGAACCCCTCACGGGGGCACCCTAGTATATGCAGAATGGGGGATGCACAACTCCTTGTGAGGGGAGGGAAATTGGGGGGATATAGGGGAAGGGGTCATACAGAGGCCCTGGCAttgggggagttgggggggttGCAGGAAGACCTTGAAATAGAGAGGATGGGAGGAGGGCATTCAGGGAGCTTATGGGGGGATGGAGGGATACCAGgagtcccagagctcagcctACACAAGCTGTTAAATGCATGGCCCTCTAGCGTATATTTAGAAAACACAATTATTTGGAACCCAGCTGTGATTCCTTCAGATtattgttgtgtaaagagcaaaagacacaacacaGAAGAGAGAAGACATATTTGAgatcaggaaggatttttcccctgggtcagataggcagagaccctggggccattttttgccttcctctgcagcttggggcCCTGGTTGCTTGCAGGCTTAAACTTgtataaatggtgaattctctgtaacttgtaaGTCTTTAACTCATGATtcgaggacttcagtagctcagccagaggttaggggtctattatgggagggggtgggggaggttctgtggcctgtgacgtgcaggtcaggctagatgatcccttctggccttaaagtctatgaggtgtattatggtagttcctaggggccccagtcatggcccagggtcccactgttctaggcactgtacaaagacaaaacaaaaagacatcccctgccccaaagggcgtACAATATGAGTTTAAAGCAAAAGACAGCAGAGGCAGACAGGGCAGTACAAGGAACCAATGAGATAATACTGGTCAGCAGGATCAGTAGTGgtttcagcacaccagcagcctaaccgttGTCAAGTTTTTTATAGGCATCGCAGCAACGGAGTGTTTGGAGGAGGCATttgaaggagaaggaggaagacaactccagactgctactggtcagtcgcaaATGAGTTTGGAGTCAGGAAGTTGACCGTTCCGGCAGCAGCtaatcctgctatgaaggactgtgactcttggcaatgtgcatgaaatagtggagggctttgtggcaatgggattccctaactgcagtaGGGCAATAGATGGCaagcatattccaattttggccccGGACCATCTtgtgacagagtacatcaacagaaaggggtaCTTGtctatggtattgcaggcacttgtggatcaccgtgggtgtttcactACCATCAACGTGGGTGGTtcaggaaggtgcatgacacgtgcatcttcaggaacactggcctgtacagaaagctgggagcagggactttctttccagaccagaaaagtCCAgcgggggatgttgaaatgcccatagtgatcctgggagacccagtatactccttgctcccatggctcatgaagccttacatgggaaacctggacagTAGCAGGGAGCGCTTTAACAATAGGTTGAACAAGTGCAGACTGActgtagaatgtgcctttggcagattaaaagcacgctggcgctgCCTTTATAACAGGTTAGAcctaaatgaagaaaatattcccgtggtcatagcagcctgctgcgCACTCCATAGTATTTGTGAggctaagggtgaaaagtttcCCCCAGGGTGGAGCACGGAGGCAGGATTGCCTGTATGCtgaatttgagcagccagataccaggtttattagaggggcacaatggGAGGctattcgaatcagggaggctttgaggcaacattttGTCAATGAGCACCAATGATGTGTTTTTCTATACAgcactctgccatgctttgttaacttGCCACCTTGTGTGAAAATTGTAATGATTCCTGACTGGGATTTGCAGTCAGCAAATGATCAAACTAACACTATGTATTACTACCAGCAGCAAACACCATGTGTAGAGACAAATaaagagtttgtttttattaaataccaattaacaaCACACAAAAAGGTTGGTGAGAAGGAAGATAAGAGTGCAGGGCAATGTAGGGTCTCATAACTGTGTGTAAGTCCAGCTACCATTTTGGAAGCTGTctgaaggggtggagtgaatgGGGTATGGAGACATTCCGGGAGGTTGCAAGGAATATGtgggaggggtttggggagggaaTGGAAAGCAGTTCTGTATTGGCTGCAGGGCTGTGATGGACACTGGGAGTTGCCTAATAACTCAGTTCTTTCCTTTACCACAGAAGCCTTGCTCCAGCTCTCTAACCCAGCTAAGCTCTTCCTGGCCTTCATAAAGACTAGCCGCTCTTCAGCTAAACAAAAAACTTTGATAAGGCAGAATTTAGGTAGCCCACTGGGTGTCTTAGGCCTTTCCAGAATGTTGAGAGTGGCTAAACTTAACCCACTGAAAACCTGGAAATAGAGTTAAGGAATATATacatcacacacacccccaatgcaaccttaactctgtc harbors:
- the BORCS6 gene encoding BLOC-1-related complex subunit 6, translated to MERGAGLPQHIMAQVRVQAPGAAASLEDPCREGSRRQQAAAAGDRLAGGRLLDSRSLDGISQAYGASRAQEGRRATISSALELEGTVSHDGDLTHFVANNLQLKIKLSSRGSLEEPEPPGQPFPGLGRSKAADIPPIDPAVLTELERLTQEVAHKVDQMMRSLSGSIQNMTALSVGYIQTYRDAVDSLGESVDMSIKGMYTLMARCEELDRSMQPVHALAKQIREIKRTLEIFESLCK